TTTATCAGCACACCATATCCTATGTCAGAGTTACTCCATCCGTAATTATCGTCAATATCGTTCCCAACAATGGTGTTATCATGAGAACCGTTTAAAATAGACAAACCATTACCATTATATTCTATTAGATTTCCACTGACTACTGTGCCTGCGGAATTGGTGTCTATAACAATTCCACTACCCCCATTACTGCTATAAATAGTATTTCCATTACTTGTACAAGTATTTCCATGCAAAGTGTTATTCTGGGAGTTCTGGTCAACCCGGATACCATCATACCAGTTGTCATGAACATTGTTGTTGCTTACTGTGTTACCTGATGAGCCCAGAATCACGATTCCTGCTTCATTCTCATAGACATCATTTTCACGTATTTCATTGTTGTTAGATCCGTTTTCCAGGTGGATTCCACTCTGTCTGCCTTCAGCAATGTTATTGTTTACAATGTTGTTCAGGATGTGATTATTGCTGCTGTTCCATAGGTAAATTCCTTCTACATTGTAGCTGAAGCTACAGTCTTGAATCGTACTGTTGTTAGTTGCAACCAGTAATATACCATTGTTTACGTTGCTAAGGGCAATGTTCAAAATGGTCATGTTACTACATTCCACCATTCCCAGATAACCCATAGATACACCATCATAGGTTTCTCCAGTGCGGTTTCGGAGGTAATAAAGAGGTTTACCGTCTATGGTGTTACTGGTGTCTATATCCTGATAATAGTGACTTAACTCTGTCCCGTAGATTGTTATTTGGGTTCCTCCACCAGTGGTGGTTAAAGTTGTGTTCCGCAGAAGGTTTTCAGAGGACATGCTGATGCTGAGGGCACCCCAATGCACATTGGTTGCTGTATTATTTGTAAGAATATTGTTGTTGGAACCTTCTTGCAAGCGGATTCCGGATCCGGTGTTGTCAATACTGTTGTTGCTTATATTATTTCCAGAAGAAGCATTCATTAAAATTCCGGACAATGCATTGTAAGTTCCTGAAGATCCATTTACACTGTTATTAGTGATGGTACTGTTAATGGTGTTGTAGAGTTTAATACCATCACCATTGTCTGTAAAGGTAGAGTTCTGGAGAGTTATATTACTGCATCCTGCCATTACAATTCCCTGACCGTTACCCATCAGGTTAAGATTCTGAATTATCATGTTGTTGCACTGCACCAGTGCCAAGTATCCAATACTCAGCAGATTACCATCTATGGTTTGATGGTTCAGTCCCTGCAAATAATAGATTGGATCGCCATTTATGGTGTTATTAGTGAGGATAGTGTTAAGGTAACCATCGATTCCACTCTCTGAATCCACACTGAAATTTTGTAGGGTACTGTTAGTTATTATATTGCCCGAAAGGTTGTTTCCTGTTGAACCAGTTAGATATATTCCACGGACGTTATTATTTACAGTGTTGCTGGTAAGGGTGTTGTTATCTGAATCTGAAATCTCAATTCCGTACTGTGAATTCCCGGTTATATTATTGGAGTTTAGGTTATTCCCTGATGATGACATTTCTAGTCTTATACCCTCCCCATTATCCTGGAATGAACAGTTGTTGATGGTGCTGTTGTTGGTGGCTACCAAGAGCACCCCCTCACCGCTGTGGGTGATGTTGAGGTTAAGGAGAGTCATATTTGAACATTCTATCAGTGCCAGGTAACCCATAGATGTTCGGTTATATGTTTCACCGCTATGGTTTCTTAAGTAGTAAATTGGTTTTCCATCAGCGGTGTTACTGGTGTCAATGTCATGGTAGTAGTTGGAAAGCGTTCCCCATCCAACTAAGTAGAAGTTCATTTCAGAACCTGAGATAGTATTGTTCCTCAAGGTGTTGTAAGAAGATTCATAAATGCTCATACCAATGGCACTGTTATTGGATAATATATTATCAGTAAAGGTGTTTCCATTACCAGACCCCATATCAATACCGTCTCGGTTATTGGTAATGTTGTTACCAGTAATGTTACAGTTATTTGCAAATTGTATAATTATTCCTACCCCATTGGTGCTTCCCGTGATGTTGAAGCCCCTGATCAATGTTCCATCTCCTCCAGAAACGATTTGAATAATGGGTTGACCTGTTTCACTGGCCTGTATTGTCACCGAACCCAAAGCACGTAAATTGATTCGCTTGTTTATTTCAATGTTTTCATAGTAAGTGTAAGGTGTTCCATGATCATCATTCACCAGAATACTATCACCAGGACCTGCCAGGTTTTGAATGGTTTCTCCTATGGAATCTCCTGGGAAGACGTTTAAAACATGTCCAACATAAGGAAGGTTGTCCTGCCCACCACTGAAATAGTATGGGATGTTACCTATTCCATCTCCACGGTTAATACCAGTGTAATTGGACCAGAAGTTACCACCATAGGGGTAACCAAGGTTAAACTGGTTCCCAGTGCTTCCAGATTCTACAATGACCTGTACAGTGTTGTTGAAGTTGTTATTATATATAATGTTATTAGCAGCGAAACCTCTCAAATCAAGGCCTAATGGGTTATTATTGATATTATTAGAGGTTAATGTGTTTGAACTGGAGCCTAAAACATATATTCCTGATTCAAAGTTATTATTAACACTATTGTCATAAATAAGGTTCCCTGAGGACATTATCAAGCTTAAACCCACATTGTTGTTGTGGGCATAGTTATTGTAAACTGTGTTATAGTGGGAATTTTCAAGGTGTATTCCACTTTTCTCTTTCTTTTTGAGATCGTAGTTTTCGTATACTGAATTGTCTTTTATGGTGTTATATGATGAATCCAGGAGGTAGATCCCGTCAATGTTGTAGCTGAAACTACTGGACTCAATGGTGGAGTTGGTGGTGTTTACCAGCACTATACCCTTGTCATTATAATACATTGAAGCACTGTTCACAGTGATATTGTTACAGTTCACCAGGGCAAGGTAACACCCATAAATATATTCAAGAGTCTGATCACTTTGACCCACCAGGTAATATATTGGATTCCAGTTTATGGTGTTGCTGGTGTCAATATCCTGAATGTAATCCTCAGCATATCCTGAAACCCCAAAATTATAACCTCTAGTGCTGTAATAATAATAATTATACAGGTCATTGTTTCGGAGAATGTTGTTACCAGACATTTCAAGGGAAATACCATTTCCATTGTAGTGGATGGAGTTCCCAGTTAGGTTATTCTGGGGAGAAAATGCCAGTAGGATTCCAGTTCCATAATTATTTTGGATAATATTAGCATAAACAGTGTTAAAGGTTGATCCAATAAGTGTGATTCCTTCTGCATTGCCCTCTATAGTGTTGTATAAAATATTACAGTTCGTGGTGCCTTCCAGGAGGATTCCGGTACTTCCCGTGCCTGTAGCACCGGTTATCCTGAAACTCTGAATTGTGGAACCACTGCCCTCTGAATTAATTGTGAAAACAGGATTATTGGGGTTTGCGGCTTGAACTGTTATTGGGGCACTGGCCTGAATGATGAGACCAGTTTTGTTAACAATCACATTTTCATGATAGGTATATTCAGATCCATTACCTTGGACATTAATGGTGTCATTTTCCCCGGCATTGTCAACTGCAGTCTGTATACTCCCCCCGGGAGTGACATTCCATTCAGCAGCAGAAACATCACCAACTCCAAAAACAAAAAATATGGTTGCCACCAATAAAATCAGTGCAAATGCTTTAAACAGTAATTTATTCATCCTTTCCCCATTTGTAGAATTACAATTGTTCAAAATTATCACCTCATCCCCTAACAATATTCATATCCATTGATTAGATTGAAATCAAAATATCTTTTTTAAACAATTAATAAAAGAGTTACTTTATTTCCCCCAATAGGAAACTTTATAAGTTAGTGATCACTATTATCTTGTTATTAATTACTAATCTAATCCTACTAACCATTTTGAAATTCCCACTAACCATTTGTAATAATATAATATATCCCATCAGTAAAAACTCCCAAAACTGTTTTAAATGCTCAGATTATTATCACTGATGATCAAAAAATTTAACAACTTAACTGTCAAACTTACTTGTATCTGACAAAATTGTTCAATGATAAACCGTATAATATTTATGAAAAAGGTGAATTTGGGGTATTGGGATGAAAAGGGTTAATTCGGTTTTGTTAATTCTTATTTTCTTTTTAATGGGAGTCAGTGCCTTTTTAATCGTTATGAACGGTCAACTTACTTACGATATAGTCTTTGGTAATGATTTACCTCAAAGTGCCTATGTATCTCCAGCATCTAATTCCAGTAATGGAACTACCCAGAATAATGTAAGCAGTGCAGATAACACTAAATCTGATGAAGTTAAAACAAAAAGCATACCTCTTGAATCTATTAAAACAACATATAAACTGTCCATACCTCGATTGGGACTTAATAGCAGCATAAGGGATGACACAGTC
Above is a window of Methanobacterium sp. Maddingley MBC34 DNA encoding:
- a CDS encoding parallel beta-helix repeat (two copies) (TIGRFAM: parallel beta-helix repeat (two copies)) — its product is MLGDEVIILNNCNSTNGERMNKLLFKAFALILLVATIFFVFGVGDVSAAEWNVTPGGSIQTAVDNAGENDTINVQGNGSEYTYHENVIVNKTGLIIQASAPITVQAANPNNPVFTINSEGSGSTIQSFRITGATGTGSTGILLEGTTNCNILYNTIEGNAEGITLIGSTFNTVYANIIQNNYGTGILLAFSPQNNLTGNSIHYNGNGISLEMSGNNILRNNDLYNYYYYSTRGYNFGVSGYAEDYIQDIDTSNTINWNPIYYLVGQSDQTLEYIYGCYLALVNCNNITVNSASMYYNDKGIVLVNTTNSTIESSSFSYNIDGIYLLDSSYNTIKDNSVYENYDLKKKEKSGIHLENSHYNTVYNNYAHNNNVGLSLIMSSGNLIYDNSVNNNFESGIYVLGSSSNTLTSNNINNNPLGLDLRGFAANNIIYNNNFNNTVQVIVESGSTGNQFNLGYPYGGNFWSNYTGINRGDGIGNIPYYFSGGQDNLPYVGHVLNVFPGDSIGETIQNLAGPGDSILVNDDHGTPYTYYENIEINKRINLRALGSVTIQASETGQPIIQIVSGGDGTLIRGFNITGSTNGVGIIIQFANNCNITGNNITNNRDGIDMGSGNGNTFTDNILSNNSAIGMSIYESSYNTLRNNTISGSEMNFYLVGWGTLSNYYHDIDTSNTADGKPIYYLRNHSGETYNRTSMGYLALIECSNMTLLNLNITHSGEGVLLVATNNSTINNCSFQDNGEGIRLEMSSSGNNLNSNNITGNSQYGIEISDSDNNTLTSNTVNNNVRGIYLTGSTGNNLSGNIITNSTLQNFSVDSESGIDGYLNTILTNNTINGDPIYYLQGLNHQTIDGNLLSIGYLALVQCNNMIIQNLNLMGNGQGIVMAGCSNITLQNSTFTDNGDGIKLYNTINSTITNNSVNGSSGTYNALSGILMNASSGNNISNNSIDNTGSGIRLQEGSNNNILTNNTATNVHWGALSISMSSENLLRNTTLTTTGGGTQITIYGTELSHYYQDIDTSNTIDGKPLYYLRNRTGETYDGVSMGYLGMVECSNMTILNIALSNVNNGILLVATNNSTIQDCSFSYNVEGIYLWNSSNNHILNNIVNNNIAEGRQSGIHLENGSNNNEIRENDVYENEAGIVILGSSGNTVSNNNVHDNWYDGIRVDQNSQNNTLHGNTCTSNGNTIYSSNGGSGIVIDTNSAGTVVSGNLIEYNGNGLSILNGSHDNTIVGNDIDDNYGWSNSDIGYGVLIKGNSHNNLIYNNNICWNNIQAYVESGCTGNLFNKPEWVGGNYWGYWNYYDLGDGFANASYVFTGGQDNLPYIQWINNVFPGESIQDYIDEVYYGGNVLVHDNLGQAYNYVENIYISAPEWYQYYNGLRIKADGDVTVTAANSALNVFSIGSNGAYTTIQGFTITGVAGSSAVFLNNVNNCKILNNKISNNTLGIVISNRGNNTINNNIIANNGAGIQIYQTQNNTINNNTFTSNDYGIYLLEGNDNIISNSLFTVTNGNGRALYLESGQGNEVINNSIVGGVYGVESLNDYRSYYEGNDISGTAWRNMYLTNPQEVVIYNNFIHDTINGMLILGGSQNQIMANTLTGCGSGLEIVNSNNNFVPRNNIMQNTFGMYIYGNSGTNIYENSVSNCGSGIELHESSLSNVYLNNLSENTFGIYVAGGTENTVEMNDILNTLYGGAGVHFENTSNSIINNNTFTSDVKDFRYGIY